In one window of Janthinobacterium sp. 1_2014MBL_MicDiv DNA:
- the flhD gene encoding flagellar transcriptional regulator FlhD — protein sequence MTANDMMAEIRDANLSYLMLAQQMIRADKVTAIFRLGIAAEIAELIEGMSNAQILKLAGGNMMLARFRFDDSAILGMLTNYNKDRSLAQSHAAILMAGQGVEEIA from the coding sequence ATGACTGCTAACGATATGATGGCTGAGATTCGCGACGCTAACCTGAGCTACCTGATGCTGGCTCAGCAAATGATTCGTGCGGACAAGGTAACGGCCATCTTCCGTCTCGGCATTGCCGCTGAAATCGCCGAATTGATCGAAGGCATGAGCAATGCGCAAATCCTGAAGCTGGCTGGCGGCAACATGATGCTGGCCCGTTTTCGCTTCGACGACAGCGCCATCCTTGGCATGTTGACGAACTACAATAAAGACCGCTCGCTGGCCCAGTCGCACGCTGCCATCCTGATGGCAGGCCAGGGCGTCGAAGAAATCGCATAA
- the kynU gene encoding kynureninase, translating into MTSRQDCTARDLDDPLAPLRLQFDLPAGVIYLDGNSLGARPKAALARAQQVITAEWGTDLIRSWNTAGWFDLPKRLGDRLAPLLGAQTGEVVITDTTSVNLFKALAAALQMQASEPARAARRVIVSERSNFPTDLYMAQGLAAWLDRGYQLRLVDSPEELAQAIDAECAVAMLTHVNYRTGYQHDMALVSSHCHAQGALALWDLAHSAGAVPLDLNGAGADLAVGCTYKYLNGGPGSPAFIWVPEKHQARFRQPLSGWWGHATPFAMDPSFAPADGIKRALCGTQPIVSLALVECGLEIFAQTSMEAVRRKSLALTDLFIALVEQRCASHPLGLVTPREHARRGSQVSFTHPHGYAVMQALIARGVIGDYREPAIMRFGFTPLYTSFADVWDAVEILRDILDTQAYDIAAKRDAVT; encoded by the coding sequence ATGACTTCTCGACAAGACTGCACTGCGCGCGACCTCGATGACCCTCTGGCGCCCCTGCGCCTGCAGTTCGACCTGCCCGCCGGCGTGATTTATCTCGACGGCAACTCGCTCGGCGCGCGGCCGAAGGCGGCCCTGGCCCGCGCCCAGCAAGTCATCACGGCCGAGTGGGGCACGGACCTGATCCGCAGCTGGAATACGGCCGGCTGGTTCGACTTGCCCAAGCGCCTCGGCGACCGCCTGGCCCCGCTGCTCGGCGCGCAAACGGGCGAAGTGGTCATCACCGACACCACTTCCGTCAACCTGTTCAAGGCCCTGGCCGCCGCCCTGCAGATGCAGGCATCCGAGCCGGCGCGCGCGGCGCGGCGCGTCATCGTCAGCGAACGCAGCAACTTCCCTACCGACCTGTACATGGCGCAAGGCCTGGCCGCCTGGCTGGACCGCGGCTACCAGCTGCGCCTCGTCGACAGCCCCGAGGAACTGGCGCAGGCCATCGATGCCGAGTGCGCCGTCGCCATGCTCACGCACGTCAATTACCGCACCGGCTACCAACACGACATGGCCCTTGTCAGCAGCCATTGCCACGCGCAAGGCGCGCTGGCGCTGTGGGACCTGGCCCACTCGGCCGGCGCCGTGCCGCTGGACCTGAATGGCGCCGGCGCCGACCTGGCCGTCGGCTGCACCTATAAATACCTGAACGGCGGCCCCGGCTCGCCCGCCTTCATCTGGGTGCCGGAAAAGCACCAGGCCCGCTTCCGCCAGCCCCTGTCCGGCTGGTGGGGCCACGCCACGCCGTTCGCCATGGATCCTTCCTTCGCGCCGGCCGACGGCATCAAACGCGCCCTGTGCGGCACGCAGCCCATCGTTTCGCTGGCCCTCGTCGAATGCGGCCTGGAGATCTTCGCGCAAACCAGCATGGAGGCCGTCCGCCGCAAGTCGCTGGCCCTGACGGACCTGTTCATCGCCCTCGTGGAACAGCGCTGCGCCAGCCACCCGCTGGGGCTCGTCACGCCGCGCGAACATGCGCGGCGCGGCAGCCAGGTCAGCTTCACGCATCCGCACGGCTACGCCGTGATGCAGGCGCTGATCGCGCGCGGCGTCATTGGCGACTACCGCGAGCCGGCCATCATGCGCTTCGGCTTCACCCCCCTGTACACGAGCTTTGCCGACGTCTGGGATGCCGTCGAGATCCTGCGCGACATCCTCGACACGCAAGCGTACGACATCGCCGCCAAGCGCGACGCGGTCACCTGA
- the kynA gene encoding tryptophan 2,3-dioxygenase — translation MSDEKNMNKDNTSGCPMHAGGQDAQWHGAQMDFSESMSYGNYLALDRILTAQHPLSPNHNEMLFIVQHQTSELWMKLMLHEMHAVRANLQNGELAPAFKMLARVARIMDQLVHAWDVLATMTPPEYTAIRPYLGASSGFQSYQYREIEFILGNKNAALLNVHTTAPDTYKVLDSALRTPSVYDESIKLLARSGLHIAPERLDADWTLPTSADASVKAAWLEVYRDPSKHWALYELAEKLVDLETAFRFWRFRHVTTVERIIGFKTGTGGTAGVSYLRKMLDVVLFPELFALRTEL, via the coding sequence ATGAGCGACGAGAAGAATATGAACAAGGACAATACCAGCGGCTGCCCCATGCATGCCGGCGGCCAGGACGCGCAGTGGCATGGCGCACAGATGGATTTCAGCGAGTCCATGAGCTACGGCAACTACCTGGCGCTGGACCGCATCCTGACGGCCCAGCATCCGCTGTCGCCCAACCACAACGAGATGCTGTTCATCGTGCAGCACCAGACCAGCGAATTGTGGATGAAGCTGATGCTGCACGAGATGCACGCCGTGCGCGCCAACCTGCAAAACGGCGAGCTGGCGCCCGCCTTCAAGATGCTGGCCCGCGTGGCGCGCATCATGGACCAGCTGGTGCACGCGTGGGACGTGCTGGCGACCATGACGCCGCCCGAGTACACGGCCATCCGCCCCTACCTGGGCGCCTCGTCCGGTTTCCAGTCCTACCAGTACCGCGAGATCGAATTCATTTTGGGGAACAAGAACGCGGCCCTGCTGAACGTGCACACGACGGCGCCCGACACCTACAAAGTGCTCGACTCTGCCCTGCGCACGCCATCCGTCTACGATGAATCGATCAAGCTGCTGGCGCGCAGCGGCCTGCATATCGCCCCCGAACGCCTGGATGCCGACTGGACCCTGCCGACCAGCGCCGACGCGTCCGTGAAGGCGGCGTGGCTGGAAGTCTACCGCGACCCGTCGAAACACTGGGCGCTGTACGAACTGGCCGAAAAGCTGGTCGACCTGGAGACGGCCTTCCGCTTCTGGCGCTTCCGCCACGTGACGACGGTCGAGCGCATCATCGGCTTCAAGACGGGCACGGGCGGCACGGCCGGCGTCAGCTACCTGCGCAAGATGCTCGACGTGGTATTGTTCCCGGAACTGTTCGCCCTTCGCACTGAATTATAA
- a CDS encoding RBBP9/YdeN family alpha/beta hydrolase has translation MSPLVLTLAGLWNSGPQHWQTHWEARHPDWSRAPHREWQAPDRDEWVTELDRAIAACPRPPVLAAHSLACALVAHWAASGSPHRIAGAFLVAPSDVEAPSYPQGTTGFAPMPLQALPFPSLVLASGDDPYVSVARAQAFASAWGSDFTLIGDAGHINGDAGYGPWPQGERMLLEFCAAHQH, from the coding sequence ATGTCGCCTCTCGTCCTGACCCTGGCCGGCCTGTGGAATTCCGGGCCGCAGCACTGGCAAACCCACTGGGAGGCGCGCCACCCGGACTGGTCGCGCGCGCCGCACCGCGAATGGCAGGCGCCGGACAGGGACGAATGGGTGACGGAGCTCGATCGCGCCATCGCTGCCTGTCCCCGCCCGCCCGTGCTGGCGGCGCACAGCCTGGCCTGCGCGCTGGTCGCCCACTGGGCTGCCAGCGGCTCGCCGCACCGGATCGCCGGCGCCTTTCTGGTCGCGCCCAGCGACGTGGAAGCGCCCTCTTACCCGCAAGGCACGACGGGCTTCGCCCCCATGCCGCTGCAAGCCTTGCCGTTTCCCAGCCTGGTGCTCGCCAGCGGCGACGATCCTTATGTCAGCGTCGCGCGCGCGCAAGCCTTTGCCAGCGCCTGGGGCAGCGATTTCACCCTGATCGGCGACGCCGGCCATATCAACGGCGACGCCGGCTACGGCCCCTGGCCGCAAGGCGAGCGGATGCTGCTGGAGTTCTGCGCCGCGCACCAGCACTGA
- a CDS encoding toxin-antitoxin system YwqK family antitoxin — MKRLLLPLLLCSALAHGAPFYEGKTLAHPAIAASQDSGLDIAFLKEKDGVNGYYCECTGASAKTLPLDRFGNAAIRSVFYASLDKESDSSVQTMLVLFRQDGKNGLRAYRYDRSSGKYRRLDGLQPALNRIVAQGTSPNAGQVKAALARLAPMDYSVARGKSGNADFDAIDHTQGTVVGYYSDDGTPVAAGAKDAITYKKTFEKKGERFLTASYTLYSDAGAGILPNYRLWQVTWETAPRQFTGSEDGPSVIYSLAWDDGTVVERGQYVKGKRQGLWVREGMHEGSEKGHFVNGLREGLWHFDYPKQSESGMYRAGKREGRWTVVNYVDEDEVTGFDTYAGGQLNGPHERRMAGKLQTHGNYVNGARHGPWITEDGDGSFIDGLRDGPWKLKLKDKATQSVTFVKGKKQGEALDTDAGGALRLRDHYQAGVLDGARTRYLGPAGKEYVVYTATFRNGQLDGREQAFDDSGKILRLDTLWDNGKKQGLDARYYPNGKPERLAVIDQGRLLTHLREYYEDGQLLNDIHRCTFKEYGSTRDDVCEYHHMYYPDGKPQYYYAFQYGQRQEGYSNYPNGKRKDELLVDRAADTSVVNAYYESGQLKCTEPRRGHSTRTVNGESMISYASADRDGDNICYHPNGKVASIYTFRQRVLVACGKRYDDTGKQTFPGPEGCPPPRQVSYPIGL, encoded by the coding sequence ATGAAACGTCTGCTTCTGCCTTTGCTCCTCTGTTCTGCGCTGGCCCACGGCGCGCCTTTTTACGAAGGCAAGACCCTCGCCCATCCCGCCATTGCCGCCTCGCAGGATAGCGGCCTGGACATCGCCTTCCTCAAGGAAAAGGATGGCGTCAACGGCTATTATTGCGAATGCACGGGCGCCAGCGCGAAAACCCTGCCGCTCGACCGGTTCGGCAACGCCGCCATCCGCTCCGTCTTCTACGCCTCGCTGGACAAGGAATCGGACAGCAGCGTGCAAACCATGCTGGTGCTGTTCCGCCAGGACGGCAAGAACGGCTTGCGCGCCTACCGCTACGACCGCAGTTCCGGCAAGTACCGGCGCCTGGACGGCTTGCAGCCGGCGCTGAACCGCATCGTGGCGCAAGGCACCAGTCCCAACGCGGGCCAGGTCAAGGCGGCGCTGGCCAGGCTGGCGCCGATGGACTACAGCGTCGCCCGGGGCAAGAGCGGCAATGCGGACTTCGACGCCATCGACCATACGCAAGGCACGGTGGTCGGCTATTACAGCGACGACGGCACGCCCGTGGCGGCAGGCGCCAAGGACGCCATCACCTACAAGAAAACCTTCGAGAAAAAGGGCGAGCGCTTCCTGACGGCCAGCTACACGCTGTACAGCGACGCGGGCGCCGGCATCCTGCCCAACTACCGCCTGTGGCAAGTGACGTGGGAAACGGCGCCGCGGCAATTCACGGGCAGCGAGGACGGCCCGTCCGTCATCTACAGCCTGGCCTGGGACGACGGCACGGTCGTCGAGCGCGGCCAGTACGTGAAAGGCAAGCGCCAGGGCCTGTGGGTGCGTGAAGGCATGCACGAAGGCAGCGAGAAAGGCCATTTCGTCAACGGCCTGCGAGAAGGCCTGTGGCACTTCGACTACCCCAAGCAAAGCGAGAGCGGCATGTACCGGGCCGGCAAGCGCGAAGGCCGCTGGACAGTCGTCAACTATGTCGACGAAGACGAAGTGACGGGTTTCGATACCTACGCGGGCGGCCAGCTGAATGGCCCGCACGAACGCCGCATGGCCGGCAAGCTGCAAACGCATGGCAACTACGTCAACGGCGCGCGCCATGGGCCGTGGATCACGGAAGACGGCGACGGCAGCTTCATCGACGGCTTGCGCGACGGGCCATGGAAACTCAAGCTCAAGGACAAGGCCACGCAAAGCGTCACTTTTGTGAAAGGCAAGAAACAGGGCGAGGCGCTGGACACGGACGCCGGCGGCGCGCTGCGCCTGCGCGACCATTACCAGGCCGGCGTGCTCGATGGCGCGCGCACGCGCTACCTTGGCCCGGCCGGCAAGGAGTACGTCGTCTACACGGCCACCTTCCGCAACGGCCAGCTCGACGGGCGCGAGCAGGCGTTCGACGACAGCGGCAAGATCCTGCGCCTCGATACGCTGTGGGACAACGGCAAGAAACAGGGCCTGGACGCGCGCTACTACCCGAACGGCAAGCCGGAGCGCCTGGCCGTCATCGACCAGGGCCGCCTGCTCACGCACCTGCGCGAATACTATGAAGACGGCCAGCTGCTCAACGACATCCACCGCTGCACCTTCAAAGAGTACGGCAGCACGCGCGACGACGTGTGCGAATACCATCACATGTACTACCCGGACGGCAAGCCGCAGTATTACTACGCCTTCCAGTACGGCCAGCGCCAGGAAGGCTATTCGAACTACCCGAACGGCAAGCGCAAGGACGAACTGCTGGTTGACCGCGCGGCCGACACCTCCGTCGTCAACGCATATTACGAAAGCGGCCAGCTCAAATGCACGGAACCGCGCCGCGGCCACAGCACGCGCACGGTGAATGGCGAGTCGATGATCAGCTACGCTTCAGCCGACCGCGATGGCGACAATATCTGCTACCACCCGAACGGCAAGGTGGCCAGCATCTATACCTTCCGCCAGCGCGTGCTCGTCGCGTGCGGCAAGCGCTACGACGACACGGGCAAGCAGACCTTCCCGGGGCCGGAAGGCTGTCCGCCCCCCAGGCAGGTAAGCTACCCCATAGGACTGTGA
- a CDS encoding alpha/beta fold hydrolase → MTTLAHASPLLVLLPGMDGTGQLFRRFDAALHAQTAMDRLSIAYPAAPLDYAALEAFVRERLPRDRPFVVLAESFSGPLGAALRADPPPGMRALILCCSFVRNPRPLLAPLRHLLGLVPFGALPGIALRQALLAPYATPALQAELADALAQVPPAVLRQRLRAVLETDASRSFARGGLPVLYLRARHDRLVPPANALQILRLAPGAQLLDIAAPHMLLQAAPQAAADAVTAFCASLSAAQEPM, encoded by the coding sequence ATGACGACACTTGCACACGCCTCCCCCCTTCTGGTCCTGCTGCCCGGCATGGATGGCACGGGCCAGCTGTTCCGGCGTTTTGATGCGGCCCTGCACGCGCAAACGGCCATGGACCGCCTCTCCATCGCCTACCCTGCCGCACCGCTCGACTATGCGGCGCTGGAAGCGTTCGTGCGCGAACGGCTGCCGCGGGACCGTCCCTTCGTCGTGCTGGCCGAATCGTTTTCCGGGCCGCTGGGCGCCGCCCTGCGCGCCGATCCGCCGCCCGGCATGCGCGCCCTGATCCTGTGCTGCTCGTTCGTGCGCAATCCGCGCCCCCTGCTGGCGCCGCTGCGCCACCTGCTGGGCCTTGTACCCTTCGGGGCCCTGCCCGGCATCGCGCTGCGCCAGGCGCTGCTGGCGCCCTACGCCACGCCGGCCCTGCAGGCGGAACTGGCGGACGCCCTGGCACAGGTGCCGCCCGCCGTGCTGCGCCAGCGCCTGCGCGCCGTGCTGGAAACGGACGCCTCGCGCAGCTTCGCGCGCGGCGGCTTGCCGGTGCTGTATCTGCGCGCGCGCCATGATCGCCTGGTGCCGCCGGCAAACGCCCTGCAGATCCTGCGCCTGGCGCCCGGCGCGCAGCTGCTGGACATCGCCGCGCCGCACATGCTGCTGCAGGCGGCGCCACAGGCGGCCGCCGATGCGGTCACCGCATTTTGCGCCAGCCTGTCAGCCGCGCAAGAACCGATGTAA
- the htpG gene encoding molecular chaperone HtpG, whose amino-acid sequence MAVSEKQTLGFQTEVKQMLHLMIHSLYSNKEIFLRELISNASDAADKLRFEAIDNDALYGNDHELKIKVSFDKDARTITISDNGIGMTRDEAISHLGTIAKSGTKEFFGKLSGDQQQDAALIGQFGVGFYSGFIVADKITVETRRAGVDASEGVRWESAGEGDYSIESIDKPSRGTDIILHLREGEDELLSSWKIKSIIRKYSDHISLPIVMQKEEWDEEKKETVLKDEFETVNQASALWARNKADITPEQYDEFYKHVSHDFQAPLTHTHNRVEGRSEYTQLLYIPAKAPFDMWDRNKRGGIKLYVKRVFIMDDAEQLMPTYLRFVRGVIDSADLPLNVSREILQESRDVKVIREGSTKRVLGMLEELANADEQDKKDKYAVFWKEFGQVLKEGIGEDAANKERLAKLLRFASTANDSDEQITSFADYVARMKEGQDKIYYVTADNYAAAKNSPHLEIFRKKGVEVLLLTDRVDEWMLSFLQDFEGKELVSVAKGGLDLGALEDEAEKKEHEETESSYADLVGKMKTALADKAKDVRVTFRLTDSPACLVADENELSGNLLRMLKAAGQSAPESKPILEINPNHPLVTRLKYEDVEGGKFGDWANILFDQAMLAEGGSLADPASFVKRLNELLLNSAK is encoded by the coding sequence ATGGCTGTCTCCGAAAAGCAAACCCTGGGTTTTCAGACCGAAGTGAAGCAAATGCTGCACCTGATGATCCATTCCCTGTACTCGAACAAGGAAATCTTCCTGCGCGAACTGATCTCGAACGCGTCCGACGCGGCCGACAAACTGCGCTTCGAAGCGATCGATAACGACGCCCTGTACGGCAACGATCACGAATTGAAGATCAAGGTCAGCTTCGACAAGGATGCGCGCACCATCACCATTTCCGACAACGGCATCGGCATGACCCGTGACGAGGCGATCTCGCACCTGGGCACGATCGCCAAGTCGGGCACCAAGGAATTCTTCGGCAAGCTGTCGGGCGACCAGCAGCAGGACGCGGCCCTGATCGGCCAGTTCGGCGTGGGCTTCTATTCCGGCTTCATCGTCGCCGACAAGATCACCGTCGAAACGCGCCGCGCCGGCGTGGACGCCTCCGAAGGCGTGCGCTGGGAATCGGCCGGCGAAGGCGATTACAGCATCGAATCGATCGACAAGCCGTCGCGCGGCACGGACATCATCCTGCACCTGCGCGAAGGCGAGGACGAGCTGCTGTCGAGCTGGAAGATCAAATCCATCATCCGCAAGTACTCGGACCATATCTCGCTGCCTATCGTGATGCAGAAGGAAGAGTGGGACGAAGAGAAAAAAGAAACCGTCCTGAAAGACGAATTCGAGACCGTCAACCAGGCCAGCGCCCTGTGGGCCCGCAACAAGGCCGACATCACGCCGGAACAGTACGACGAATTCTACAAGCACGTCTCGCACGACTTCCAGGCACCGCTGACGCATACGCACAACCGCGTCGAAGGCCGCAGCGAATACACGCAGCTGCTGTACATTCCGGCCAAGGCGCCGTTCGACATGTGGGACCGCAACAAGCGCGGCGGCATCAAGCTGTACGTCAAGCGCGTCTTCATCATGGACGATGCCGAACAGCTGATGCCGACCTACCTGCGCTTCGTGCGCGGGGTGATCGACTCGGCCGACCTGCCGCTGAACGTGTCGCGTGAAATCCTGCAGGAATCGCGCGACGTGAAAGTCATCCGCGAAGGCTCGACCAAGCGCGTGCTGGGCATGCTGGAGGAACTGGCGAATGCGGACGAGCAGGACAAGAAGGACAAGTACGCCGTCTTCTGGAAGGAATTCGGCCAGGTGCTGAAGGAAGGCATCGGCGAGGACGCGGCCAACAAGGAGCGCCTGGCCAAGCTGCTGCGCTTTGCCTCGACGGCCAACGACAGCGACGAACAAATCACCTCGTTCGCCGACTACGTGGCGCGCATGAAGGAAGGCCAGGACAAGATTTACTACGTCACGGCCGACAATTACGCCGCCGCCAAGAACAGCCCGCACCTGGAAATCTTCCGCAAGAAGGGCGTCGAAGTGCTGCTGCTGACGGACCGCGTCGATGAATGGATGCTGTCCTTCCTGCAGGATTTCGAAGGCAAGGAACTGGTGTCCGTGGCGAAGGGCGGCCTGGACCTGGGCGCGCTGGAAGACGAGGCGGAAAAGAAAGAGCACGAAGAAACGGAATCCTCGTACGCCGACCTGGTGGGCAAGATGAAGACCGCGCTGGCCGACAAGGCCAAGGACGTACGCGTGACGTTCCGCCTGACCGATTCGCCAGCCTGCCTGGTGGCCGATGAAAACGAATTGTCGGGCAACCTGCTGCGCATGCTGAAGGCGGCGGGCCAGAGCGCGCCGGAATCGAAGCCGATTCTGGAGATCAACCCGAACCACCCGCTGGTGACGCGCCTGAAATACGAGGATGTGGAAGGCGGCAAGTTCGGCGACTGGGCCAACATCCTGTTCGACCAGGCCATGCTGGCCGAAGGCGGCTCGCTGGCCGACCCGGCCAGTTTCGTCAAGCGCCTGAACGAGTTGCTGCTTAACTCGGCGAAGTAA
- a CDS encoding aminotransferase-like domain-containing protein: MSNTPASPSLPLLSRASGETLIDQIVRSLAARIDDKLLRGGARMPSIRQCAASLNVSCATVVASYDKLVARDYLESRRGAGFFVRERSPLNTAVPQPRGAEDAAAQKFDVVWLIRNMFRQAPALPAPGSGMLPPEWLDGDLVARALRDVSRQPGAHLLSYGTPQGFLPLRQQLQLKLASLEIACPPEQIVTTVGVMQALDLVAREFTRPGDTILVDDPAYWLMFGAFAAMGMKVVGIPRLGDGPDIGVLAEMAALHRPKLYVINSVLHNPGSGSLSAAKAFQVLRLAEQHDFLIVEDDIYCDMHPGAAGLVQAATRLAALDQLRRVIYLGGFSKSLSANLRVGFIATSPEWAQRLADRKMLATLTTSDIGERVVYKILSQGLYRKHAERLRARLDKVREGTYRRIERAGLRFEPAPAGMFVWADAGRDTNMLAEKALAEGLVLGPGSLFSPRQLPSTFMRLNLATVQDERVWAFFDRELG, from the coding sequence ATGAGCAATACACCCGCATCACCATCGCTGCCCTTGCTGTCGCGCGCCTCGGGCGAAACCCTGATCGACCAGATCGTGCGCTCGCTGGCGGCGCGCATCGACGACAAGCTGCTGCGCGGCGGCGCGCGCATGCCATCGATCCGCCAGTGCGCGGCCAGCCTGAACGTATCGTGCGCCACGGTGGTGGCCAGCTACGACAAGCTGGTGGCGCGCGATTATCTGGAATCGCGGCGCGGCGCCGGTTTCTTCGTGCGCGAGCGCTCGCCGCTGAACACGGCCGTGCCGCAGCCGCGCGGCGCGGAGGACGCGGCGGCGCAGAAGTTCGACGTGGTGTGGTTGATCCGCAATATGTTCCGCCAGGCGCCCGCGCTGCCCGCGCCCGGTTCCGGCATGTTGCCGCCCGAATGGCTCGATGGCGACCTGGTGGCGCGCGCCTTGCGCGATGTCAGCCGCCAGCCCGGCGCGCATTTGCTCAGCTACGGCACGCCGCAGGGCTTTTTGCCCCTGCGCCAGCAGTTGCAGCTGAAACTGGCGAGCCTGGAAATCGCCTGCCCGCCCGAGCAGATCGTCACCACGGTGGGCGTGATGCAGGCGCTGGACCTGGTGGCGCGCGAATTCACGCGTCCGGGCGACACCATCCTCGTGGACGATCCCGCCTACTGGCTGATGTTTGGCGCCTTTGCCGCCATGGGCATGAAGGTGGTGGGCATCCCGCGCCTGGGCGACGGCCCCGATATCGGCGTGCTGGCCGAAATGGCGGCGCTGCACCGGCCCAAGCTGTACGTGATCAACTCGGTGCTGCACAACCCCGGTTCCGGCTCGCTGTCGGCGGCCAAGGCCTTTCAGGTGCTGCGCCTGGCCGAGCAGCACGATTTCCTCATCGTCGAAGACGATATCTATTGCGACATGCATCCGGGCGCCGCCGGCCTGGTGCAGGCGGCCACGCGCCTGGCCGCGCTGGACCAGCTGCGCCGCGTGATCTACCTGGGCGGCTTTTCCAAGAGCCTGTCGGCCAATTTGCGCGTCGGCTTCATCGCCACCTCGCCCGAATGGGCGCAGCGCCTGGCCGACCGCAAGATGCTGGCCACGCTCACCACCAGCGATATCGGCGAGCGCGTGGTGTACAAGATCCTGTCGCAGGGCCTGTACCGCAAGCATGCCGAACGCCTGCGCGCGCGGCTCGACAAGGTGCGCGAGGGGACGTACCGCCGCATCGAGCGGGCCGGCCTGCGTTTCGAGCCGGCGCCGGCCGGCATGTTCGTCTGGGCCGATGCGGGCCGCGACACCAATATGCTGGCCGAGAAGGCGCTGGCCGAAGGCCTGGTGCTGGGGCCGGGCAGCCTGTTTTCGCCGCGCCAGCTGCCGTCGACCTTCATGCGCCTGAACCTGGCCACCGTGCAGGACGAGCGCGTCTGGGCGTTTTTCGACCGCGAACTCGGGTAA
- a CDS encoding DMT family transporter, with protein MPSNSTAAASPPTRLSADHKGLLLGLIAVALFSLTLPFTRMAVAELDPTFVALGRALVAACLAGLWLWHQRAPLPRREQWLPLALVSLGCVLGFPWLTSIAMRSLPASHGAVLVGILPLATAVFAVLRGKERPSPGFWLMAVAGTALVVAFALRQGGGSFHLADVLMFAAVVLGALGYAEGGRLAQSMPGQHVISWALLLAVPFVLPVVLWNAWPQRALMAQASTAAWLSFAYISVFSMFIGFFFWYRGMALGGVARVGQTQLLQPFLTLLGAAVLLGEPLTGASLLFAGAVIAVVAAGRKLK; from the coding sequence ATGCCATCGAATAGCACCGCCGCCGCCAGCCCCCCAACCCGCCTCAGCGCCGACCACAAGGGCCTGCTGCTGGGCCTGATCGCCGTCGCCCTCTTCAGCCTGACCCTGCCGTTTACGCGCATGGCCGTGGCCGAACTCGACCCCACGTTTGTCGCCCTCGGCCGCGCCTTGGTGGCGGCCTGCCTGGCCGGCCTGTGGCTGTGGCACCAGCGCGCGCCCCTGCCGCGGCGCGAACAATGGCTGCCGCTGGCGCTGGTATCGCTGGGCTGCGTGCTGGGCTTCCCCTGGCTGACCTCGATTGCCATGCGCAGCCTGCCCGCCTCGCACGGCGCCGTCCTCGTCGGCATCCTGCCGCTGGCAACGGCCGTCTTTGCCGTCTTGCGCGGCAAGGAGCGCCCTTCCCCCGGTTTCTGGCTGATGGCCGTGGCCGGCACGGCGCTGGTGGTGGCGTTCGCGCTGCGCCAGGGCGGTGGCAGCTTTCACCTGGCCGACGTGCTGATGTTCGCCGCCGTGGTGCTGGGCGCGCTCGGCTACGCGGAAGGCGGGCGCCTGGCGCAAAGCATGCCGGGCCAGCACGTCATTTCCTGGGCGCTGCTGCTGGCCGTGCCGTTCGTGCTGCCCGTGGTGCTGTGGAATGCCTGGCCGCAGCGCGCGCTGATGGCGCAGGCCAGCACGGCCGCCTGGCTGAGTTTTGCGTATATCTCCGTGTTTTCCATGTTTATCGGCTTCTTTTTCTGGTACCGCGGCATGGCATTGGGCGGCGTGGCCCGCGTCGGACAGACGCAGTTGCTGCAGCCTTTCCTGACCTTGCTGGGCGCCGCCGTGCTGCTGGGCGAGCCATTGACGGGCGCCAGCCTGCTGTTTGCCGGCGCCGTGATCGCCGTGGTGGCGGCCGGCCGCAAGCTCAAGTGA